A genomic window from Punica granatum isolate Tunisia-2019 chromosome 2, ASM765513v2, whole genome shotgun sequence includes:
- the LOC116194255 gene encoding uncharacterized protein LOC116194255 isoform X2, translating into MVAEGLKLWRKGSFLWSFPSPKRPKPGDLHPVVEGPEGFFSRLRDENGVDVARSWGGSAEETAPGPPRRPPRLQRPGLLKGTDGSDELTAGRDRPDGPPEAGAEARLPPSFFKDG; encoded by the exons ATGGTGGCGGAAGGATTGAAGTTATGGCGGAAGGGAAGCTTCCTCTGGTCTTTCCCTTCCCCAAAGAGGCCAAAACCGGGAG ATCTGCATCCCGTCGTCGAAGGGCCGGAGGGATTCTTTTCCAGATTGAGAGACGAAAATGGCGTCGATGTTGCCCGGAGTTGGGGTGGCTCCGCGGAGGAGACCGCTCCCGGCCCGCCAAGGAGACCACCTCGGCTGCAGCGGCCGGGATTACTTAAGGGAACGGACGGATCCGACGAGCTCACCGCTGGACGAGACCGCCCTGATGGCCCGCCGGAGGCTGGAGCAGAAGCTCGGCTACCTCCATCCTTCTTCAAG GACGGTTAA
- the LOC116194255 gene encoding uncharacterized protein LOC116194255 isoform X3, whose product MAEGKLPLVFPFPKEAKTGRTGCIIDLHPVVEGPEGFFSRLRDENGVDVARSWGGSAEETAPGPPRRPPRLQRPGLLKGTDGSDELTAGRDRPDGPPEAGAEARLPPSFFKDG is encoded by the exons ATGGCGGAAGGGAAGCTTCCTCTGGTCTTTCCCTTCCCCAAAGAGGCCAAAACCGGGAG GACTGGCTGCATTATAGATCTGCATCCCGTCGTCGAAGGGCCGGAGGGATTCTTTTCCAGATTGAGAGACGAAAATGGCGTCGATGTTGCCCGGAGTTGGGGTGGCTCCGCGGAGGAGACCGCTCCCGGCCCGCCAAGGAGACCACCTCGGCTGCAGCGGCCGGGATTACTTAAGGGAACGGACGGATCCGACGAGCTCACCGCTGGACGAGACCGCCCTGATGGCCCGCCGGAGGCTGGAGCAGAAGCTCGGCTACCTCCATCCTTCTTCAAG GACGGTTAA
- the LOC116194255 gene encoding E3 ubiquitin-protein ligase BIG BROTHER-like isoform X1: protein MASMLPGVGVAPRRRPLPARQGDHLGCSGRDYLRERTDPTSSPLDETALMARRRLEQKLGYLHPSSRTVKDHRQQGVDGGNKNRSGAKASSRMLISRTWNLGFGRLHKSERKVCAVCLDDFRVGEHRVMDLSCSHKYHTECLLPWIANHPHCPCCRTPI, encoded by the exons ATGGCGTCGATGTTGCCCGGAGTTGGGGTGGCTCCGCGGAGGAGACCGCTCCCGGCCCGCCAAGGAGACCACCTCGGCTGCAGCGGCCGGGATTACTTAAGGGAACGGACGGATCCGACGAGCTCACCGCTGGACGAGACCGCCCTGATGGCCCGCCGGAGGCTGGAGCAGAAGCTCGGCTACCTCCATCCTTCTTCAAG GACGGTTAAGGATCATCGGCAGCAGGGCGTGGATGGAGGAAACAAGAACAGATCGGGAGCGAAGGCGAGTTCCAGGATGCTGATCAGTAGGACTTGGAACTTGGGATTCGGCAGGTTACATAAGTCGGAACGGAAAGTCTGCGCGgtttgcttggatgatttCCGGGTAGGCGAGCATCGAGTGATGGATCTTTCGTGCTCCCACAAGTACCATACCGAGTGTCTCCTTCCGTGGATCGCCAATCATCCGCATTGCCCCTGTTGTAGGACTCCAATTTGA